One Mycolicibacterium crocinum DNA window includes the following coding sequences:
- a CDS encoding TetR-like C-terminal domain-containing protein has protein sequence MDTARVGGRAITTDAESADAGVPEDVRHAVMTAVYDELTRWGLERFDVPTMCARHKIDESVVTKYWGDGSRLALEALLYWSNDVLTPPDTGSLRTDLQALATAVAEQVNDTVGRSLLRAMVVDDRAAFADDTRMAFWMRRFAGIRLVFDRAAARGELRDGVDTIAAMQLVLAPINVRALYTREPIADHYCAAIADLAWHAIAKR, from the coding sequence ATGGACACCGCACGGGTGGGAGGTCGAGCGATCACAACCGATGCCGAGAGCGCCGACGCCGGCGTCCCCGAGGACGTCCGGCACGCGGTGATGACCGCCGTGTACGACGAGCTGACCCGATGGGGCCTGGAGCGGTTCGACGTCCCGACGATGTGCGCACGTCACAAAATCGACGAATCAGTGGTGACCAAGTACTGGGGCGACGGCAGCCGGCTCGCACTCGAGGCGCTGCTGTACTGGAGCAACGACGTTCTCACCCCGCCGGACACCGGCTCACTGCGCACCGATCTGCAGGCTCTGGCCACGGCGGTGGCCGAGCAGGTCAACGACACCGTGGGCCGCAGCCTCCTGCGGGCGATGGTGGTCGACGATCGAGCCGCATTCGCCGATGACACCAGGATGGCGTTCTGGATGAGGCGGTTCGCCGGCATCCGCTTGGTGTTCGACCGGGCAGCCGCGCGCGGTGAGCTGCGCGACGGCGTCGACACCATCGCCGCGATGCAACTCGTGCTCGCCCCGATCAACGTGCGCGCGCTCTACACCCGGGAGCCGATCGCCGATCACTACTGCGCCGCCATCGCCGATCTGGCCTGGCACGCTATCGCGAAGCGGTGA
- the dtd gene encoding D-aminoacyl-tRNA deacylase, with amino-acid sequence MRVLVQRVTAASVSVGGDVVGEIRPSGQGLLALVGVTHSDTDAVARRMAEKLWQLRILDDERSAADTRAPILVISQFTLYANTVKGRRPSWNAAAPGSVAEPLVTVFADALRELGARVETGVFGADMKVSLVNDGPVTVLLEL; translated from the coding sequence ATGCGAGTGCTGGTGCAACGGGTCACCGCGGCGTCGGTGTCGGTGGGTGGTGACGTGGTCGGTGAGATCCGGCCGTCCGGTCAGGGCCTGCTGGCACTGGTCGGCGTCACCCATTCCGACACCGATGCCGTTGCTCGCCGGATGGCTGAAAAGCTCTGGCAATTGCGCATTCTCGACGATGAGCGGTCGGCCGCCGACACCCGCGCGCCAATCCTGGTGATCAGTCAGTTCACGCTGTACGCCAACACCGTGAAGGGGCGCAGACCGAGTTGGAACGCGGCGGCGCCCGGATCGGTCGCCGAACCACTCGTCACGGTGTTCGCCGATGCGTTGCGGGAGTTGGGTGCCCGCGTCGAAACCGGGGTGTTCGGCGCGGATATGAAAGTCTCGCTGGTGAACGACGGCCCCGTCACGGTGCTGCTGGAGCTGTGA
- a CDS encoding DUF421 domain-containing protein, translating into MIDWAKVFALQTPPLEIVIRGTLMYLALFTLLRVLLKRESGTTGMTDLLVVVLIADAAQNGMAGTYDSVSDGLLLVAVIIGWSFVLDVIAYRWKWAERLIRPRALPLVRDGQMLRRNMRRELVTAEELMGQLRQQGIDDISRVSRAYMESDGEFSFVMASGEPHTQRKPRRQRV; encoded by the coding sequence ATGATCGATTGGGCCAAGGTCTTCGCGCTGCAGACCCCACCGCTGGAGATCGTCATCCGCGGCACGCTGATGTACCTCGCGCTGTTCACGTTGCTGCGGGTGCTGCTCAAGCGTGAGAGCGGAACCACCGGCATGACCGACCTGCTGGTGGTGGTGTTGATCGCCGACGCCGCGCAGAACGGCATGGCCGGGACTTATGACTCGGTTTCCGACGGACTGCTGCTGGTGGCTGTGATCATCGGGTGGTCGTTTGTGCTTGATGTGATCGCCTACCGCTGGAAGTGGGCTGAGCGGCTGATCCGGCCGCGGGCCCTGCCGTTGGTTCGTGATGGTCAAATGTTGCGCCGCAACATGCGTCGCGAGTTGGTTACTGCCGAAGAACTGATGGGTCAGCTGCGTCAGCAAGGCATTGACGACATCAGCCGGGTCAGCCGCGCCTACATGGAATCCGACGGGGAGTTCAGCTTTGTGATGGCGTCCGGTGAACCGCACACTCAGCGAAAGCCTCGCAGACAACGGGTGTGA
- a CDS encoding MFS transporter encodes MIVGASIGNAVEWYDFAIYGFLATIISVKFFPPGNETAALLNTFAIFAAAFFMRPLGGFFFGPLGDRIGRQRVLAVVILLMSGSTLLIGMLPTYAAVGVASPLLLLLLRCLQGFSSGGEYGGGACYLAEFATDRRRGLVVGFLVWSAVLGFLLGSVTVTLLTTLLPAGAMESYGWRIPFLLAGPLGLVGLYIRLRLQDTPAFAELSEADEVAASPLREAVTTAWVPILQVIGLMIIHNVAFYVVFTYLPTYFIKTLHFSKSASFASITTASVVALILILPLAALSDRIGRRPMLIAGAVAFVALSYPAFVMLNSGSLVYAVAAHCLLAAIEAVFVSVSLVVAAELFATRLRYSGLSIGYNVSVAVFGGTTPYVVTWLAARTGNAYAAGIYVTIAAVVSLATVLTIRETKGKPLQELGVTAPAAP; translated from the coding sequence GTGATCGTCGGGGCGTCGATCGGAAACGCCGTCGAGTGGTACGACTTCGCGATCTACGGCTTCCTCGCCACGATCATCTCGGTCAAGTTCTTCCCGCCCGGCAACGAAACAGCCGCACTGTTGAACACCTTCGCGATCTTCGCCGCCGCGTTCTTCATGCGCCCACTGGGCGGGTTCTTCTTCGGCCCGCTGGGTGATCGCATCGGCCGTCAGCGGGTGCTGGCCGTGGTGATCCTGTTGATGTCCGGCTCAACGCTGTTGATCGGCATGTTGCCCACCTACGCCGCCGTCGGCGTGGCGTCCCCCCTGTTACTGCTGCTGTTGCGTTGTCTGCAGGGCTTCTCCTCCGGCGGCGAATATGGCGGCGGCGCATGTTATCTCGCGGAATTTGCGACCGATCGCCGCCGCGGACTGGTGGTCGGATTCCTGGTCTGGTCGGCGGTGCTGGGCTTCTTGCTCGGTTCGGTCACCGTGACCCTGCTGACGACACTGCTGCCCGCCGGCGCCATGGAGAGTTACGGCTGGCGGATTCCGTTCCTGCTAGCTGGCCCGCTGGGTCTGGTGGGTCTCTATATCCGGCTGCGGTTGCAGGACACTCCGGCCTTCGCCGAGCTGTCCGAGGCCGACGAGGTGGCCGCATCACCGCTTCGGGAGGCCGTCACGACGGCGTGGGTACCAATCCTTCAGGTCATCGGACTGATGATCATCCACAATGTCGCGTTCTATGTGGTGTTCACTTATCTGCCAACCTATTTCATCAAGACGCTGCACTTCTCCAAGTCGGCGTCGTTCGCCTCCATCACCACGGCCAGCGTCGTCGCGCTGATACTTATCCTGCCGCTAGCGGCGTTGTCCGATCGCATCGGGCGCCGGCCGATGTTGATTGCCGGTGCGGTCGCCTTCGTCGCGCTGTCGTATCCGGCATTCGTGATGCTGAATTCGGGGTCACTGGTCTACGCCGTTGCGGCGCATTGCCTGCTAGCCGCGATCGAGGCGGTGTTCGTCTCGGTGTCGCTGGTGGTGGCGGCCGAGTTGTTCGCCACCCGCCTGCGCTACAGCGGACTCTCGATCGGCTACAACGTCTCAGTGGCCGTGTTCGGCGGCACCACACCGTACGTGGTGACGTGGTTGGCCGCCCGCACCGGCAACGCCTATGCCGCAGGCATTTACGTGACCATCGCCGCAGTCGTGTCGCTGGCCACCGTGCTGACAATTCGGGAAACGAAAGGCAAGCCCCTGCAGGAGCTGGGGGTCACAGCTCCAGCAGCACCGTGA